The stretch of DNA AGGTCGCGGTGGTGCAGCTGCCCGTGCTCGACCGCGACCTGATCGCGCCGCCGGCAAGCCCGGCCGAGGGCGACCGCTTTTTGATTGCGTCTGGCGCGACCGGCGCCTGGACGCGGCAGGATGGCAAGTGGCGGCGTTCCAGGCGGGCGGCTGGACGTTCCATTGGCCTGCCCGGGATCTATGAGCCGTTGGGCGAGCTGATCGAGCCGGGGGCGCCGGCCCTGGCCCGGGACGCGCCGGACGCCACCCATAGCGCGAGCACCGATGCCTATAGCGAGTTCATTTCCGGCTTGCGCGATGGCGGTGAGGTGGCGCCCACCCTGGCGCTGCTGCCTGGCGAGACCAACAGCGCGGGCTCTATGATGACTTCCATAGTGGCGCGCATCGCGCCTATTGCATCGTCTTTCCCAATGCCAAGGCAACCGCCTGGGTCGTGGACGGGCTTATCACCGCGCTCACCCCGCCGTGCCTATCGATGATCGCATGACTTTGGCCGTCACCATCAAGGTCACGGGCAAGCCGCTGCTCGATGATCTCAACCCCGGCACGGTGGTCTTCGAGGATGACTTCTCCGCGGATGCCGATGATGCAGCTGGCGTTTACGTTCACGCCCGTGATCGGCACCTGGGGTCTGTGTCCTGGGACAAGATGGTGGTGATAGGCGGGATCGCCATCAGGGTTCCGACCTCGCAAGCCTCTGATGCAGCCGAGCTGATGGCAGAGTTCCAGCCGCTCCGCCACTATAAAGGATGGGTTGCGAAAACTTTGGATAGCGGTTGCCGTGTTGCTGATGGTTGGTCTTCCTCCTCCGCCATCGGGCTATTTCGCTGCTCGTGTTGAGCCTAAGCACTGCAGCGTGCCCAGACGGTCTATGCGGGCGGCAAATCGAGGCCATTCGGCAGTGAGATCCAGATGACAGTTTGCGACTCTGCCGAATGGCGTGACAGATGGCCCTTGCCGTGTGTATCCTCCACTGACACGAAGCTGCCCGCCTGAACGTGGCGCACCTCTCCGTCGCTCGTTTCGTATTCAACCGAACCATCCAGCCTGACCGTGAGCACCGGCTCGGGGACTGTATGCCAAGCAACTTCGCGCATGCCCGCGGGGATGCGGGTGAGGCGGACCCGGGATGCCTGATAACTGGCCGAAACCTCGAACGGCACGGCATCGGGGTGCACCGACCTTTTCGTCGTCGGCAATTCGACTTCGTCGAAATGCGACTCGCCATCCGGGGTGGCATAAATGCGCAGACACTTCATTGCGGCTGTCTCCTTCTGGTTCGGCATACCGAACGAGGCATGCCTACCATGAAAGAAGCGGGGTAACACCACGAGTGTGGTGCGAGAGCCCGTCACCTCAGCTGGCGATATGGGCGAAGGCTTCTTCGGCCTTCCGCCCCCTTTGTTCGCGAATTTCTCAGAGGGCGACTTATGACCATCAACCGCGAGACGTTCTTTGCTTATGTGCGTCGGGCACCGTTCGGCGGCAGACTGACCCAGCAGCAGGTGGACGGGCTCAATGCCATCCTCGGCGCTTGGCAGGCCTGGCCCGACAATAAGAACCCGCGCCATCTCGCCTATATCCTCGCCACCGTCCATCACGAGACCGGCGGCATGTTCGCGCGCCTGCGCCTTTCCGCAAGACTGGACGATTGCCGCGCTGCTGCCGCCGCTCGATGAATGGAGGGGGGCTGTCGTGGCGTCGCTGTTCATTGGGAAGATCGGCGGTGAGTTGGTGGCGCGGTTGCGACGGTAGCTGAATCCTTCTGGTAAAACGAGAGTCAGGATAATAATCGCCGGAGGGTGGGCGACACTGCTAAGCCAAATAGATCAATCACATCTCTGCTTGCATCTCGTCCGCTCAACCCGCCTCGCTCGTATGTGGCCTCGTTAGTTAGGCAGCCGGGCGAAAACTAACCCCTTGAAAACTTCGGGACTTCACAGTCCATCCGGGACCGCCATTTTGGCAAAGCACTCAAAGCGATGATGCTCCCCGGTCCACGGGGTGTCGGGTGCTGCCAGCTGAAGGCGAAAATCCGCCTCTTCACCAAAGGCGGTCCCCGCCGCAAGACCGATCGTCTTCGTAATCAAAGCTGAGGTTGCCGACCTCGCCATCGCCCAGGCCCTCCGATCCCGCCATCTTTAACTTCGGTGTCCTCCGCGGCCCCTCGTCGTTGCGATCCAACCTCCATGCAACCGGGCAGGGGAACACGCCCCTGCCAGCTTGCGTTCATCCGGGATGCGACGGCCTGGCGACCAAGGGGATGCTGCAATCTCCCTGCTGCTCCTGCGGGCTGATGTTTCGATCGCGATCGAAACGTCAGCCGTGGCGCGATGCTAGCTTGGCCCGATACGGAGATGGAGAATGCCTGTGCAGCAGAGCAGGCTTGCGCCAACCAACAGCCTTTCTACCCAAGCAACCAAGGTGAGACCAAGATGGGTGGCTCTGCTTACGCTCTGTCTTGGCGTCCTGGTGGCTCAGCTTGACACTTCGGTCGTCAATCTTGCTGCGCGGCCCATCGGAGCCGACTTCCATGCAGGTGTCGGTCCCCTGCAATGGGTCCTCGACAGTTATAACCTGTTCTATGCGGTGCTGTTGTTGACCGGCGGACTTCTGGCTGATCTTTACGGTCGACGCCGCATTTTCATGATAGGGACCGGCATCTTCACCGCAGCCTCGCTCCTCTGCGCCCTTGCGCCGACGATGATGATCCTCATTGGTGGGCGGGCGCTCGCCGGTATCGGCGCAGCGCTGCTTCTGCCGGCATCTCTCGCCATCATCCGTGTGCTTTGGTCCGATGAGAACGAGCGGGGACGCGCCCTCGGCATATGGGCGGCTTGCAATGGCCTGGCGCTTGCCATCGGTCCAACGATCGGCGGCTTCCTGATCACTCACTTCGGCTGGCGCAGCATTTTCCTCATCGTTCTACCTGCGGGAATGGCGGCCCTGGTGCTGGCTGCTTTGGCAATCCCCGAATCTGCTGATCCGTCGGATAGGCACTTCGATGCCGGCGCCCAGATCCTCGGGGCGGCGGTTCTCGGCGGGTTTGCGGTCGCGGCGATCGAGTCCCATAGGGCGATCGGCCTCTCGGGCCTGGCATTCCTCATCGCGCTCGCAGCGCTCCCCCTCTTCATAAAGCTCGAGGCAAAAAGGGGCCGAGCAGCGCTTGTGCCGCTGGATATCTTCAGAATTCCCGCTTTCTGTGGTGCGATAACTGCGACGACCGGCATGACCTTCGGCATGTATGGGGTGCTGTTCCTGCTGCCCTTGACCTGGCAGAGCACGGGATTGCTCGACGCGGCCGCTGCAGGGATCGCCTTGATGCCGATGGCCCTTGTCTATGTCTTCGTATCCCCCCTTTCCGGCGTCCTCGCCGCGCGGCTTGGCGCCCGCGTCATGACCGCAGGTGGCGTTGCGATCATCGGTATGGGCCTTCTGGTGATCGGATTTGGAGCCCAATGTGCCTCGATAACCCCTGCCGAGATTGGCCTAGGGTTGACCGGTCTCGGTATGGGGCTCGCCACAGGTCCCCTCATGGCTGCGGCGGTCGGCGCGGTGGATGGCGCGCGCTCTGGAACGGCGGCCGCGCTGATCAATGTGGCAAGAATGTCCGGCGCGACAATCGGTGTCGCCATTTTAGGGGCGATCTTCGCGACTGTTCAGAGCGGGCCTGCGGGCTTGCGCCTGGCAATGATCCTGGGTGGCATTGTGCAACTGACGGGAGCGGCGATCGCTTGGATCACGACGCGCCAGCCCCCGGCGGCGGGCGCTAGCGGCATGGCATGAGCTGCCGCCACGGTCTTTTTGAGCGGTATCCGGGGATTGACACGAATCTCCACCGCCCGCATTGTCCCTGCGACGGTGCCTCTTTGAGGCTCAATAGGGAACACGGTGAGGGCGATTGCCCGAAGCCGGGACTGCCCCCGCAACTGTAAGCGGCGAGTTGTCCGTCACGGGCCACTGGGATGGGTGCATCCTGGGAAGGCGACGGAACAACAACGACCCGCAAGTCAGGAGACCTGCCGTCGACCGTGGTCACACGCGATCACATCGGGCGGGGTGTCTCGATGGGACTGTCCTCCTCTTCCATGCGGGCAAGAGGACACCTCGATCGCGGTGACGTGCCACAAGGCCGTGTGCCGCCCGAGGGGTTATGTTTGTTCTGATTATTCGTGAGGATCCCGCGCCGGACGCCGGCGCCTCCGCTCCCGTTGCCAATATATCCAACTTCATCCCGACCAAGCCGTCCATCGTTCTGGCGGCCCTTGCACTCGTCGCCGGCATCGGGGCGACCGCGGCGCAGGATGCCGATCTCACCTATCGCGGTAATCTCGATCTCCCCGAGATCTCCGTCACCGCGAATCTGGTCGAAACGCCGCTCTCCCAGGTGGGCAGCGCCGTCACCGTCATCACCGGCGAGGAGTTGCGTGAGCAGCAGATCAAGTTTGTGTCCGATGCCCTGCGGCAGGTGCCGGGCCTTGCCGTCAATCGCACCGGGCCTGTCGGGCAGCTTGCCCAGGTGCGCATCAGAGGCGCCGAAAGCAACCAGACCAAGGTCTTCATCGACGGGATCGAGGTGAATGACCCGGCCGCAGGCTCGGAATTCGACTTCGCCCATCTCTTGACCGACGACATCGACCGTATCGAAGTGCTGCGCGGACCACAAAGCGCGCTCTATGGTTCCGACGCGATTGGTGGTGTGATCAATATCATCACCCGGCGCGGTGCCGGCGCAGTACGCACGGCCGCGCGGATTGAAGGTGGATCCTTCGGCACCATCAATGGCAGTGCCTCGGTGAGCAGGGGGACGGACCGGTACAACGTCATCGCCAGCGCCAGCGGCTTTCAGACGGAAGGCATATCGGTCGCGAGCACCCGCCTCGGCAACCGCGAGAGGGACGGCTACAGCAACGGTACGGTTTTCGCGAAGGGCGGCTATGTCTTCACCGACAATTTCGATGTATCGGCCGTGGTGCGCTACACGGCCAATCGCACCGACCTCGATGTGGAGACCTTCTATCCCAAATACGGCCACACCGGCCCGGTCGACGCATTGCAGGATGTGAAGGGGGAGCAATTCTTCAGCCGCGCCCAGGCGCGCCTTCTGCTGCTCGACGGCCATTGGGAGCAGATCGCGGGCTTCGCCTATACCGACCAGGATCGCAAATATCGCGATCTCGATCCCCGCATGCTCACCAGCACGTTTGACGGCGAGCGCACACGTGTCGACTACCGGTCGAACGTCTTCTTCGACACCCCGCACTTCCTGGATGCCAGCCACACCGTGACCTTTGCCATCGAGCATGATGAGGACAGGGCGATCTCGAAGAGCCTGTGGTCCAGCTTCGACGAGCAGATCGGTACCACCGGCTTTGTCGGGCAATATCAAGGAAGCCTCTTCAAGGACCTGTCGCTCACCGGCAGTATCCGCCATGACGACAACGAGGTCTTCAAGGACGCGACCACCTACCGCGTCACCGCGGCCTATGTCCTGGAACGGAGCGGCACGAAGTTTCGCGCCTCCTACGGCACGGGCGTCAAGAACCCGACCCTGTTCGAGCTCTACGGCTATACGAACACTTACCGCGGCAATCCCAATCTGAAGCCGGAACGCGGCGAGGGTTGGGACGCCGGCTTGGACCAGCAGCTCTTCGGCTGGGGGGCGCTGGATGTGACCTATTTCAATCAGCAGATCACGGATCTGATCACAGGCTCCGGTCAGACCTCGATCAATCTGCCCGGCACGTCCAAGATCGACGGCGTCGAAATAGGCTTCAGCGCCAATCCACTGCCGAACGTGACGGTTCGCGCCTCCTATACCTATGCGGATGGCGAAGACGCCAACGGCGACACGCTGGTGAGGCGACCAAAGAACATTGCCAGCCTGTATGTGAACTATCTGTTCCTGGATGCCAGGGCGCAGATCAATCTTGGCGTCGATTACAGCGGCAAGCAGAAAGACTGGGTCTACAATACAGATTACAGCCAACGTTTTACGATAAACCTCAAGCCTTACACGCTGGTCAACCTGGCGGGGTCCTATCGGATCAATGATAACCTGCAGCTCTATGCCCGCCTGGAGAACATCCTGGACGAGAAACACGAGGAGGTCTGGGGCTATGGGACCCCGGGCTTCGGCGGTTATGCTGGCATAAGGCTCACCTTCTGATGCGGGTCTGGGCCAAAATGCTATCGGTTGCAGTGGCACTGGCTGGCGTGAGCCTGCCGGGCCACGCGCAAGTGCCCCAGCGAATTGTCTCCATCAACCTGTGTGCTGACGAGCTGGTGCTGAGGATTGCTGAGCCGAAGCAGATCGCGTCGGTAACCTGGCTGTCTCATGATCCCGCAAACACCAATCTTGCGGGGCTGGCATCGCGCTATCCTGCCAATCGCGGGCTCACTGAGGAGGTGATCGCCCTCAAGCCGGATCTGGTGATCGCGGGGAGGCACACGACCCGCAACACGGTGGATCAGCTCAACCGTGCGGGCGTCGCGGTGCTGGAGCTCGACATGCCCGCAAGCCTCGCCGAAACCGAAGCGCAGATCCGCATGCTGGGCGCCCGCCTGGGGCAGATGGCGCGAGCCCGGGCCATCATTGCCGCGATGCGGGCGCGTTTGGCGGATATACCGCTCCCGACGGGCAAGCCGTCAGCCATACTTTACCAGCCCAACGGGTTCACTGCCGGCACAGGCTCCCTCATCGATACACTGCTGACCCGCGCCGGTTTCAATAATCTCGCGGCTGAGAAGGGGTTGCAAAATTACGGCGCTGTTCCGCTCGAGATGATCGTCGCCTTGCAGCCGGATGCTCTGATCATGAACGCTGAGCACGAAGCACCGACCCTCGCCTATGACGTGCTCCGCCATCCCGTGCTGAAGGTCCTGCCCCGGATGAAGATCGTGAATATCCCGCCTCGGCTATGGACCTGCGCGGGGCCGGAAATGGTCGAGGCGGTTGCGCTTTTGGCTGCGGCTGGCAGGCGGATCACAGGGGACGAGCGGTGAGGGCGGGTGTTCTGAACCGCTGGGAGATTGCATACCCCCTGTTGATCGGCAGTCTGGCCATAGGATGCGCCGTCGTCTTCATCCTGTCGCTGGCGATCGGCTATGCGCCCTTCGACCTCGGCCAGGCAGCAGCCGACTGGATTGCCGGGCGGCAAAGCCTGGGAGCGCTGGTCCTGATCGAGCTTCGCCTGCCGAGGGCACTCCTGGGCCTTCTGGTCGGCTTTACCCTTGGTCTTGCTGGCGCGGTCATGCAGGGCTTCCTGCGCAACCCTTTGGCGGAACCCGGCATCATAGGCGTCTCGGGCGCAGCGGCACTCGGCGCCGTCATCGCCTTCTACTTCGGCCTGGCCGCGACGATGTCGCTGCTCCTGCCGCTCGGCGGCATCCTCGGTGCCTTGACGGCTGGCGCGATCTTATTCGCTCTCGCAGGGCGCGGCGCGGGCACAATGACATTGATCCTCGCCGGCATCGCCATCAACAGCTTTGCCGGTGCGCTCATCGCCCTCGCGCTCAATCTGTCGCCCAGTCCCTATGCGGCGATGGAGATCATGTTCTGGCTCATGGGCTCCCTCGCGGACAGAAGCCTGAGCCAGGTGGCCCTTGTGTTCCCATTGCTGCTGGTGGGCTGGGTCCTCCTATTTTGGACGGCGCGCGCGCTCGACGCCTTGAGCCTGGGCGAGGAGACGGCCGCCAGCCTTGGCTTCGGTCTAGCGCAAACCCGAGCTGCGGTCGTTGGAGGAACGGCGCTTAGCGTCGGCGGTGCGGTCGCCGTGAGCGGCGCGATCGGGTTCATAGGCCTGGTGGTTCCCCATCTCGTGCGCCCGCTGGTCGCATACGAGCCGGGCAGGGTGCTCCTGCCCAGCGCCCTCGCTGGCGCCATTCTCTCAACGCTCGCCGATATCGGCGTGAGGCTGATTGGCACCCAGCCGGAGCTCAAGCTCGGCGTGGTGACGGCGATGATCGGCGCGCCGTTCCTGTTTCTGCTGATCTGGCGTCTGAGGAGCACGGCCCCATGAGGATAAAGGCGCGGTCGATCGCACTCCGCCTCGGTGGCAAGCCCGTCCTGCAGGATGTGAATGTCAGCTTCGGTCCTGGCGAGATGGTCGGGCTGATTGGCCCCAATGGCGCGGGCAAATCGACACTCCTGTCGGTTCTGGCAGGTTTGCGGACCGCGGACGACGGCCAGATCACCTATGATGATCTCGAAGCAGCGGTGATGGGGCGGAAGATGCTTGCCCGTCGCCTCAGTTTCCTTGCGCAATCCGCTCCCGTCGAATGGGCGCTCAGCGTCGCCCAGGTCGTGGCCCTTGGGCGGCTACCGCATCGCGGCCTCTTCGGCCCTCGCGATCCGGAACAAGACGCCCGGGCCATTGCCGCGGCCATGATCAAGACGGAGGTCGAGCCCTTTGCCGGGCGAACGCTTGACACCTTGTCCGGTGGTGAACGGACGCGGACATTGCTGGCCAGGGCTCTGGCGGTCGAGGCGGAAGTGCTCTTGGCGGATGAGCCGACGGCCGGTCTTGATCCCTACCATCAGCTGCAGGTCATGGAGATGCTGGAAACGGTGGCCGTGGGTGGAACCACCGTGATCGTCGTGCTCCACGACCTCACCCTTGCCGCCCGGTTCTGCCGCAGATTGGTGCTCATGAACGAGGGAGCGATCATCGCGGATGGACCACCCGATGAGGTGCTGCGCCCGGACGTCATCGAGGCCGTCTATTCCATAACACCTCTGATCGGCGACGAGAACGGCGAGCGCTTTGTTCTGCCCTGGAAAAGGCAGGGGGCATTACAGCCAAGGAGAGTCTAGATGAGCGAGGCCAAGTTCGATTTGATCCGCAGGATGATGGCGGATCCGTGCGCCAGCTGGAGCATGGGCACGTTCGGCGCCGTTGCCGAATTCACGCGGAACGAGGACGAAGCGGCCGAGATCGGACCGGATGGCTTGTCGGTCGCAACGGCGCGTGGCGCGATCCGTATCCGCTCTGATGCCGAGATGCGGATCTTCGCCTATGAAACGCCTGTCAAGGATCCCGCAAGCTGGACGCAGGCAGTGGCGCTTTGCCTCCCCCAGAGCGCGAGCGCGATAAGCAGCCGGCGCGTCG from Rhodoligotrophos sp. CJ14 encodes:
- a CDS encoding DUF2793 domain-containing protein — its product is MADSANLGLPYIEAAQAQKYVTHNEAPVVQVAVVQLPVLDRDLIAPPASPAEGDRFLIASGATGAWTRQDGKWRRSRRAAGRSIGLPGIYEPLGELIEPGAPALARDAPDATHSASTDAYSEFISGLRDGGEVAPTLALLPGETNSAGSMMTSIVARIAPIASSFPMPRQPPGSWTGLSPRSPRRAYR
- a CDS encoding MFS transporter produces the protein MALLTLCLGVLVAQLDTSVVNLAARPIGADFHAGVGPLQWVLDSYNLFYAVLLLTGGLLADLYGRRRIFMIGTGIFTAASLLCALAPTMMILIGGRALAGIGAALLLPASLAIIRVLWSDENERGRALGIWAACNGLALAIGPTIGGFLITHFGWRSIFLIVLPAGMAALVLAALAIPESADPSDRHFDAGAQILGAAVLGGFAVAAIESHRAIGLSGLAFLIALAALPLFIKLEAKRGRAALVPLDIFRIPAFCGAITATTGMTFGMYGVLFLLPLTWQSTGLLDAAAAGIALMPMALVYVFVSPLSGVLAARLGARVMTAGGVAIIGMGLLVIGFGAQCASITPAEIGLGLTGLGMGLATGPLMAAAVGAVDGARSGTAAALINVARMSGATIGVAILGAIFATVQSGPAGLRLAMILGGIVQLTGAAIAWITTRQPPAAGASGMA
- a CDS encoding TonB-dependent receptor plug domain-containing protein; the encoded protein is MFVLIIREDPAPDAGASAPVANISNFIPTKPSIVLAALALVAGIGATAAQDADLTYRGNLDLPEISVTANLVETPLSQVGSAVTVITGEELREQQIKFVSDALRQVPGLAVNRTGPVGQLAQVRIRGAESNQTKVFIDGIEVNDPAAGSEFDFAHLLTDDIDRIEVLRGPQSALYGSDAIGGVINIITRRGAGAVRTAARIEGGSFGTINGSASVSRGTDRYNVIASASGFQTEGISVASTRLGNRERDGYSNGTVFAKGGYVFTDNFDVSAVVRYTANRTDLDVETFYPKYGHTGPVDALQDVKGEQFFSRAQARLLLLDGHWEQIAGFAYTDQDRKYRDLDPRMLTSTFDGERTRVDYRSNVFFDTPHFLDASHTVTFAIEHDEDRAISKSLWSSFDEQIGTTGFVGQYQGSLFKDLSLTGSIRHDDNEVFKDATTYRVTAAYVLERSGTKFRASYGTGVKNPTLFELYGYTNTYRGNPNLKPERGEGWDAGLDQQLFGWGALDVTYFNQQITDLITGSGQTSINLPGTSKIDGVEIGFSANPLPNVTVRASYTYADGEDANGDTLVRRPKNIASLYVNYLFLDARAQINLGVDYSGKQKDWVYNTDYSQRFTINLKPYTLVNLAGSYRINDNLQLYARLENILDEKHEEVWGYGTPGFGGYAGIRLTF
- a CDS encoding ABC transporter substrate-binding protein, which encodes MLSVAVALAGVSLPGHAQVPQRIVSINLCADELVLRIAEPKQIASVTWLSHDPANTNLAGLASRYPANRGLTEEVIALKPDLVIAGRHTTRNTVDQLNRAGVAVLELDMPASLAETEAQIRMLGARLGQMARARAIIAAMRARLADIPLPTGKPSAILYQPNGFTAGTGSLIDTLLTRAGFNNLAAEKGLQNYGAVPLEMIVALQPDALIMNAEHEAPTLAYDVLRHPVLKVLPRMKIVNIPPRLWTCAGPEMVEAVALLAAAGRRITGDER
- a CDS encoding FecCD family ABC transporter permease, with protein sequence MRAGVLNRWEIAYPLLIGSLAIGCAVVFILSLAIGYAPFDLGQAAADWIAGRQSLGALVLIELRLPRALLGLLVGFTLGLAGAVMQGFLRNPLAEPGIIGVSGAAALGAVIAFYFGLAATMSLLLPLGGILGALTAGAILFALAGRGAGTMTLILAGIAINSFAGALIALALNLSPSPYAAMEIMFWLMGSLADRSLSQVALVFPLLLVGWVLLFWTARALDALSLGEETAASLGFGLAQTRAAVVGGTALSVGGAVAVSGAIGFIGLVVPHLVRPLVAYEPGRVLLPSALAGAILSTLADIGVRLIGTQPELKLGVVTAMIGAPFLFLLIWRLRSTAP
- a CDS encoding ABC transporter ATP-binding protein, whose amino-acid sequence is MRIKARSIALRLGGKPVLQDVNVSFGPGEMVGLIGPNGAGKSTLLSVLAGLRTADDGQITYDDLEAAVMGRKMLARRLSFLAQSAPVEWALSVAQVVALGRLPHRGLFGPRDPEQDARAIAAAMIKTEVEPFAGRTLDTLSGGERTRTLLARALAVEAEVLLADEPTAGLDPYHQLQVMEMLETVAVGGTTVIVVLHDLTLAARFCRRLVLMNEGAIIADGPPDEVLRPDVIEAVYSITPLIGDENGERFVLPWKRQGALQPRRV